The window GAAAGGCGCTGGGATCAATCATTGTCGAAAAAGCGGGGTTTGTCACATAGGGAAATCAGATGGGATCGCCCCCGGGCCGGAGGCGATCGCGCTTACTGCGCCTGTGGCGCTTCCATATACATCAGTTCCCAGATATGGCCGTCCAGATCCTGAAAACCGTGGCCGTACATAACGCCGTAGTCCTGCGGCTGATTGTAGGTATTGCCGCCGGCGGCGATCGCCTTGCGCACCATGTCATCCACCGCCGCCCGGCTGGGCTGCGACAGGCAAAGCAATACCTCGGTGGCCTTTCTGGCGTCGCCGATCGGATTGGGGGTGAACATCCTGAACTTGGCGTGGGTCAGCAGCATCACGTAGATGCTGTCGCTGACTACCATGC is drawn from Serratia entomophila and contains these coding sequences:
- a CDS encoding VOC family protein gives rise to the protein MATQIFVNLPVDDLPASKTFFTRLGFSFNAQFTDDTAACMVVSDSIYVMLLTHAKFRMFTPNPIGDARKATEVLLCLSQPSRAAVDDMVRKAIAAGGNTYNQPQDYGVMYGHGFQDLDGHIWELMYMEAPQAQ